One genomic region from Halococcus qingdaonensis encodes:
- the hisA gene encoding 1-(5-phosphoribosyl)-5-[(5-phosphoribosylamino)methylideneamino]imidazole-4-carboxamide isomerase produces MFEGFEVIPAVDVQDGQVVQLVGGERGSETAYGDPVEAAERWVAAGARTLHLVDLDGAFEGERENARAIERIVEAVDVPVQLGGGIRTAADARSLLDSGVERVILGTAAVENPDLVDEINETHPGRVLVSLDASGGEVVVAGWTEGTGMDPAEAAVEYAERGAGGILFTDVDVEGRLEGVEAERVRRIAEAVSIPVVASGGVGTIDDIRTLRGAGADAVVVGSALYEGRFTLADARAALDE; encoded by the coding sequence ATGTTCGAGGGTTTCGAGGTGATCCCGGCCGTCGACGTGCAGGACGGGCAGGTCGTCCAGCTCGTCGGCGGCGAGCGCGGGAGCGAAACGGCGTACGGCGATCCGGTCGAAGCGGCCGAGCGCTGGGTCGCGGCGGGCGCGCGCACGCTCCATCTCGTCGATCTCGACGGCGCGTTCGAGGGCGAACGCGAGAACGCGCGGGCGATCGAGCGCATCGTCGAAGCGGTCGACGTCCCCGTGCAGCTCGGTGGCGGGATCCGCACCGCCGCCGACGCCCGTTCGCTGCTCGACAGCGGCGTCGAGCGCGTCATTCTGGGGACCGCAGCCGTCGAGAATCCCGATCTCGTCGACGAGATCAACGAGACCCACCCCGGGCGGGTGCTCGTCAGCCTCGACGCCAGCGGCGGGGAGGTCGTCGTCGCCGGCTGGACCGAGGGTACGGGAATGGATCCCGCCGAGGCAGCCGTCGAGTACGCGGAGCGGGGGGCGGGCGGGATCCTGTTCACCGACGTCGATGTCGAGGGTCGGCTGGAGGGTGTCGAAGCCGAGCGCGTCCGTCGGATCGCGGAAGCGGTCTCGATTCCGGTCGTCGCCAGCGGCGGTGTCGGCACGATCGACGACATCCGGACGCTCCGCGGGGCGGGTGCGGACGCGGTCGTCGTCGGCAGCGCGCTCTACGAGGGGCGGTTCACGCTTGCCGACGCGCGTGCGGCGCTCGACGAGTGA
- a CDS encoding inorganic phosphate transporter, producing the protein MTLSVLFVVGLGVAVFVGFNVGGSNIGVAFGPAAGASAVSKTGAAALMTLSFFLGGWTVGRGVVRTMGGRIVPSSHFTPETSVVVLFFIGFALFLANVVGVPASTSMTGVGSIAGLGLASEALDWATMTEILTWWLVSPIVAFWVSAVVGRYFYSRLASALAINQTEGSLFALDRRGLLPRPRLGANTTRREAVGTLLVIVVACYTAFSAGTSNAANAIAPLVGAGTLAIEPGLLLVGVAVGLGAFTIGRRTIATMGEGLTEMPLLAALVVAVVSSTLVTILSWFDIPVSVVIIATMSIVGLGWGRATRTVGERTDPLATGGTSVSEAVVADEDLRDPGATDEAAELFEPATTAKVIALQNLVPAISTIAAYLVFRFLTVF; encoded by the coding sequence ATGACACTCTCGGTTCTCTTCGTCGTCGGCCTCGGCGTCGCGGTGTTCGTCGGCTTCAACGTCGGCGGCTCGAACATCGGCGTCGCCTTCGGGCCAGCCGCCGGCGCGAGCGCGGTCTCGAAGACCGGTGCGGCGGCGCTGATGACGCTCTCTTTCTTTCTCGGCGGCTGGACGGTCGGGCGCGGCGTCGTCCGAACGATGGGCGGGCGGATCGTCCCGTCGAGCCACTTCACCCCCGAGACGAGCGTCGTCGTGCTCTTCTTCATCGGGTTCGCGCTGTTTCTCGCCAACGTCGTCGGCGTGCCCGCCTCGACGTCGATGACCGGCGTCGGCTCGATCGCGGGTCTCGGGCTGGCGAGCGAGGCGCTCGACTGGGCGACGATGACCGAAATTCTGACCTGGTGGCTCGTCTCGCCGATCGTCGCCTTCTGGGTCAGCGCCGTCGTCGGCCGATATTTCTACTCACGGCTCGCCAGCGCGCTCGCGATCAACCAGACCGAGGGTTCGCTGTTCGCACTCGATCGTCGGGGGCTGCTGCCACGGCCACGCCTCGGGGCGAACACCACCCGTCGCGAGGCCGTCGGGACGCTGTTGGTGATCGTCGTGGCCTGCTACACGGCGTTTAGCGCGGGCACGTCGAACGCCGCCAACGCGATCGCGCCGCTGGTCGGCGCGGGCACGCTCGCGATAGAGCCCGGACTGTTGCTCGTCGGCGTCGCGGTCGGGCTCGGCGCGTTCACGATCGGGCGGCGAACGATCGCGACGATGGGAGAGGGGCTCACCGAGATGCCGCTGCTCGCGGCGCTCGTAGTCGCGGTCGTGAGTTCGACGCTCGTCACGATTCTCTCGTGGTTCGACATCCCTGTCAGCGTCGTCATCATCGCCACGATGTCGATCGTCGGGCTCGGCTGGGGTCGGGCGACCCGGACCGTCGGCGAGCGCACCGACCCGCTGGCGACGGGCGGGACGTCGGTCAGCGAGGCCGTGGTGGCCGACGAAGACCTGCGTGATCCGGGGGCGACCGACGAGGCGGCGGAGCTGTTCGAACCGGCGACGACGGCGAAAGTCATCGCCCTCCAGAACCTGGTTCCCGCGATCTCGACGATCGCTGCCTACCTCGTTTTCCGGTTTCTCACGGTCTTTTGA
- the fer gene encoding ferredoxin Fer: MPTVEYVNYEVFDDQGWEIEDEDLFEKAADAGLGEEDYGTIDVNESEYILEAAEAQGYDWPFSCRAGACANCAAIVKEGEIDMDMQQILSNEEVEDRNVRLTCIGSPAADEVKIVYNAKHLDYLQNRVI; encoded by the coding sequence ATGCCCACCGTAGAATACGTCAACTACGAAGTGTTCGACGATCAGGGATGGGAGATCGAGGACGAGGACCTCTTCGAGAAGGCCGCGGACGCCGGTCTCGGCGAAGAGGATTACGGCACGATCGACGTCAACGAGTCGGAGTACATCCTCGAAGCCGCCGAGGCGCAGGGGTACGACTGGCCGTTCTCGTGTCGAGCGGGCGCGTGTGCGAACTGCGCCGCTATCGTCAAAGAGGGCGAGATCGACATGGATATGCAGCAGATCCTCTCCAACGAGGAGGTCGAGGACCGTAACGTGCGTCTGACCTGCATCGGCAGCCCGGCTGCCGACGAGGTCAAGATCGTCTACAACGCCAAACACCTCGACTACCTGCAGAACCGCGTCATATAA
- a CDS encoding SDR family NAD(P)-dependent oxidoreductase, producing MTRTAVIAGVGPGLGASIARKFVAEGCAVGLFARSAAFIEELADELNENGEALAVQTDITDAEQVAAGFAEVREAFGAVDVLVNHASGGAWKGLLDLSDEEFEQALAVGPQGSFHCSQEAVSDMLDNDGGTVIFTGATSSVRGNESALAFSAGKFAVRGMAESMARDLGPQGIHVAHVIIDGGIRPPDRDIENPDDYLDPDAIATNYWQLVEQDESAWTLEFDLRPHTETF from the coding sequence ATGACACGAACGGCCGTCATCGCGGGCGTCGGTCCCGGATTGGGTGCGTCGATCGCCCGGAAGTTCGTCGCGGAAGGCTGTGCGGTCGGTCTGTTCGCGCGCTCGGCGGCGTTCATCGAGGAGCTCGCCGACGAACTGAACGAGAACGGCGAGGCGCTTGCGGTCCAAACGGACATCACCGATGCGGAGCAGGTCGCGGCGGGGTTCGCAGAGGTCCGCGAGGCGTTCGGTGCTGTCGACGTACTCGTCAACCACGCGAGCGGCGGTGCGTGGAAGGGACTGCTGGATCTCTCGGACGAGGAGTTCGAGCAAGCCCTCGCGGTCGGCCCGCAGGGGAGTTTCCACTGCTCGCAAGAGGCCGTTTCCGACATGCTCGACAACGACGGCGGGACGGTGATCTTCACCGGTGCGACCTCATCGGTCCGGGGCAACGAGAGTGCGCTCGCCTTCTCGGCCGGGAAGTTCGCCGTCCGCGGGATGGCCGAGTCGATGGCTCGCGATCTCGGCCCGCAGGGGATTCACGTCGCCCACGTCATCATCGACGGCGGCATTCGCCCGCCCGATCGGGACATCGAAAACCCCGATGACTATCTCGATCCCGACGCCATCGCCACGAACTACTGGCAGCTCGTCGAACAGGACGAGAGCGCCTGGACGCTCGAATTCGATCTCCGCCCGCACACGGAAACGTTCTGA
- a CDS encoding aminopeptidase, producing the protein MDPRVREHAQLIADAVDLAAGDEFLIKSEPPADDLVTALYEVAGERGAHPLAIRTNRSGRAMRAYLNAADESGVEFETPAHQRALVEAADCHAIIRGHENVTELGDVDPDVNSAYEKAHGPILEERLGHRWTLTQHPTTANAQLAEMSIEAYENFVYDAILKDWDEQAEFQAQLVEILDDAEEVRIVSGETTDVTMSIAGNNAINDTDSHNLPGGEVFTAPIPDSVSGEVHFDKPVYRRGREITDVRLTFEEGEVISHEAEKNEDLLTTILDTDAGARRLGELGIGMNRDIDHFSYNMLFDEKMGDTVHMAVGRAYDDNVGEGNEQNQSAQHVDMIVDMSDDSRIEVDGEVVQRDGTFRFEDGFEA; encoded by the coding sequence ATGGACCCACGAGTCCGCGAGCACGCACAGCTGATCGCCGATGCCGTCGATCTCGCGGCCGGCGACGAGTTCCTCATCAAGTCCGAGCCGCCGGCCGACGACCTCGTGACCGCCCTCTACGAGGTCGCCGGCGAGCGCGGTGCCCACCCGCTCGCGATCCGGACCAATCGCAGCGGCCGGGCGATGCGGGCCTATCTCAACGCCGCCGACGAGAGTGGCGTGGAGTTCGAGACGCCCGCCCACCAGCGCGCGCTCGTCGAGGCCGCCGACTGCCACGCGATCATCCGCGGCCACGAGAACGTCACCGAGCTCGGCGACGTCGATCCGGACGTGAACTCGGCCTACGAGAAGGCCCACGGCCCGATCCTCGAAGAGCGCCTCGGCCACCGCTGGACGCTCACCCAGCATCCCACGACGGCGAACGCACAGCTCGCCGAGATGAGCATCGAAGCCTACGAGAACTTCGTCTACGACGCCATCCTGAAGGACTGGGATGAACAGGCCGAGTTCCAGGCCCAGTTGGTCGAAATCCTCGACGACGCTGAGGAGGTCCGGATCGTCTCGGGCGAAACGACCGACGTCACGATGTCGATCGCGGGCAACAACGCGATCAACGACACCGACAGCCACAACCTGCCCGGCGGAGAGGTGTTCACCGCCCCCATCCCTGACTCCGTCTCGGGCGAGGTCCACTTCGACAAACCCGTCTACCGCCGTGGTCGCGAGATCACCGACGTGCGACTCACCTTCGAGGAGGGTGAGGTCATCTCCCACGAGGCCGAGAAAAACGAGGATCTCCTGACGACGATCCTCGACACCGACGCGGGCGCACGCCGCCTCGGCGAGCTGGGCATCGGGATGAACCGCGACATCGATCACTTCAGCTACAACATGCTGTTCGACGAGAAGATGGGCGACACAGTGCATATGGCCGTCGGCCGTGCCTACGACGACAACGTCGGCGAGGGCAACGAACAGAACCAGAGCGCACAGCACGTCGACATGATCGTCGACATGAGCGATGACTCGCGGATCGAAGTCGATGGCGAGGTCGTCCAGCGCGACGGCACCTTCCGGTTCGAGGACGGCTTCGAGGCGTAA
- a CDS encoding DUF5783 family protein: protein MTEFSPEQFEDKYANYFPELQTAYRNAFESMSERYDSELIHAIDQQVLNESEPFYEEDDGFRIELPENPYDRLTAIVVDEEKFEGVLAAYVETLEAELRDVFDLDAGSPKV from the coding sequence ATGACCGAGTTCAGCCCCGAGCAGTTCGAGGACAAGTACGCGAACTACTTCCCCGAGCTCCAGACCGCCTACCGCAACGCCTTCGAGTCGATGAGCGAGCGCTACGACTCCGAACTGATCCACGCCATCGACCAGCAGGTGCTCAACGAGAGCGAGCCGTTCTACGAGGAAGACGATGGTTTTCGCATCGAACTTCCCGAAAACCCCTACGATCGGCTCACGGCCATCGTCGTCGACGAGGAGAAATTCGAGGGCGTGCTCGCGGCCTACGTCGAGACGCTCGAAGCCGAACTTCGGGACGTCTTCGATCTCGATGCCGGGAGTCCAAAGGTCTAA
- a CDS encoding NifU family protein: protein MSTESQSSDDDLREEISNFLRRNFPQIQMHGGSAAIQELDRESGEVTVSLGGACSGCGISPMTIQAIKSRMVKEIPEINQVHANTGMGGGGMGDGGFGGGGMSPSFPGETTDDDEGPEAPF from the coding sequence ATGAGCACCGAGAGTCAGAGCAGCGATGACGACCTGCGCGAGGAGATCTCGAACTTCCTCCGTCGGAACTTCCCGCAGATCCAGATGCACGGCGGCAGCGCGGCGATCCAGGAACTCGACCGCGAGTCGGGCGAAGTGACCGTCTCGCTCGGCGGTGCCTGCTCGGGCTGTGGTATCTCGCCGATGACGATCCAGGCGATCAAGAGCCGGATGGTCAAGGAGATCCCCGAGATCAACCAGGTCCACGCCAACACCGGGATGGGCGGCGGTGGCATGGGCGACGGCGGCTTCGGTGGCGGCGGCATGAGCCCCTCGTTCCCCGGCGAGACGACCGACGACGACGAAGGCCCAGAGGCCCCCTTCTAA
- a CDS encoding cation:proton antiporter — translation MLAQTVAATEVNLLVVFMIAAGVGVFVAKIGRFPYTIALLLAGFGISIIQALTGIQLFDIQLSHDLILLVLLPPLLFEGAATTDLESFRNNLVTILVLAVPGLILAVLVLGLVGQFAFGFPLLVSLLFAAMILPTDPVSVLALFDELGAPERLSTLVEGESLLNDGVGVVVFTALLALVQEARRTGTPISELLTLREIGSTGLDILVTSFGGMVVGLLAGYAVYRVMVNLDEHMTEIVLTLILTYGSFLLAEHYLHVSGVIATVVAGLFIGNRGVEYAMSPQTKLSIFNTLETAAFIVNTFIFVAIGATTPIRRLGEFAVPIAIAIVLVILARAVVVYPLTGLVNRFSSTEVPFDYQHVMVWGGLHGSIPIALVLGLPPGFELGTQLRAMVFGVAAFSLVVQGLTMPRLLNGLGIVTRSADQQLYELLSGRERATDAALDAADRLHSRGDIPADVYEDFTTEYEEERDDLREAISQLMRENPDLRREELLIGERRLLQREKSAVQDAIQNGVISGDIGDRLLEEVDLKLDRVDDGRSTVDETEEAYEEFWRTQAAEFGLDIEPKGGGADD, via the coding sequence ATGCTGGCCCAGACGGTCGCGGCGACCGAAGTCAATCTCCTCGTCGTCTTCATGATCGCCGCGGGCGTCGGGGTCTTCGTCGCCAAGATCGGTCGTTTCCCCTATACGATCGCGCTCCTCCTCGCCGGCTTCGGGATCTCGATCATCCAGGCACTCACCGGCATCCAGCTGTTCGACATCCAGCTCTCGCACGATCTGATCCTGCTGGTGCTCCTGCCGCCGCTGCTGTTCGAGGGCGCGGCGACGACCGACCTCGAATCGTTCCGCAACAACCTCGTGACGATCCTCGTCCTCGCAGTCCCCGGCCTGATACTCGCCGTGCTCGTGCTCGGGCTCGTGGGCCAGTTCGCTTTCGGTTTTCCGCTGCTGGTTTCGCTGCTGTTCGCCGCGATGATCCTCCCGACGGACCCAGTGAGCGTGCTCGCGCTATTCGACGAGCTCGGCGCGCCCGAACGGCTCTCGACGCTCGTCGAGGGTGAGAGCCTGCTCAACGACGGCGTCGGCGTCGTCGTCTTCACGGCGCTGCTGGCGCTCGTCCAGGAGGCCAGGCGGACCGGCACGCCCATCTCGGAGCTGCTCACGCTGCGCGAGATCGGCTCGACGGGGTTGGACATCCTCGTGACGAGCTTCGGCGGGATGGTCGTCGGTCTGCTCGCGGGCTACGCGGTCTATCGCGTAATGGTCAACCTCGACGAGCACATGACCGAGATCGTCCTCACGCTGATCCTCACCTACGGGAGTTTCCTGCTGGCCGAACACTACCTCCACGTCTCGGGCGTAATCGCCACCGTCGTCGCGGGGCTGTTCATCGGCAACCGCGGCGTCGAGTACGCGATGAGCCCGCAGACGAAACTCTCGATCTTCAACACGCTCGAAACGGCCGCGTTCATCGTCAACACCTTCATCTTCGTCGCCATCGGCGCGACGACGCCGATCCGCCGGCTGGGCGAGTTCGCCGTCCCGATCGCGATCGCGATCGTGCTCGTCATCCTCGCGCGTGCGGTGGTGGTCTACCCGCTCACCGGGCTCGTCAACCGGTTTTCGAGCACCGAGGTGCCCTTCGACTACCAGCACGTCATGGTCTGGGGTGGGCTGCACGGCTCGATCCCGATCGCGCTCGTACTCGGACTCCCGCCGGGCTTCGAGCTCGGCACCCAGCTCCGGGCGATGGTCTTCGGTGTCGCCGCCTTCAGCCTCGTCGTCCAGGGGCTGACGATGCCACGGCTACTCAACGGGCTGGGCATCGTCACGCGCTCGGCCGACCAGCAGCTCTACGAACTGCTCAGCGGGCGCGAGCGCGCCACCGACGCCGCCCTCGACGCCGCCGACCGCCTCCACAGCCGCGGCGACATCCCGGCCGACGTCTACGAGGATTTTACCACCGAGTACGAGGAGGAACGCGACGACCTCCGCGAGGCCATCTCACAGCTCATGCGCGAGAACCCCGACCTCCGGCGCGAGGAGCTGCTCATCGGCGAGCGCCGCCTGCTCCAGCGCGAGAAGAGCGCCGTGCAGGACGCGATCCAGAACGGCGTCATTAGCGGCGACATCGGCGACCGACTGCTCGAAGAGGTCGATCTGAAACTCGACCGCGTCGACGACGGCCGGAGCACCGTCGACGAGACCGAGGAGGCCTACGAGGAGTTCTGGCGCACGCAGGCCGCGGAGTTCGGGCTCGATATCGAACCGAAGGGCGGGGGCGCGGACGACTGA
- a CDS encoding sulfatase-like hydrolase/transferase, with protein MSDTPARNVLFVVMDTVRKDHLSVYDDERETTPGLETFAEEAAVYDQAVAPAPWTLPSHASMFTGRYPGEHNATQENPYLEGHPTLAQSLTDHRSSCYSSNAWITPYTHLTDGFDSQDNFFEVMPGDLLSGPLARVWKTMNDNERLRQAADWLVNLGNEIHEFLASGEGADSKTPAVIDRTIEFIDDTDEPYFSFINLMDAHLPYHPPEEHKELFAPGVDSTQVCQNSKEYNSGARDISEAEWNSIRGLYDAEIHHVDAQLHRLFEWMRANDEWDDTLVIVCADHGELHGEHGLYGHEFAVYDPIVNVPLMVKHPNLDPGRRDEQVELADLYHTVLDHADARGKGLPLDCDRSLLSESYREFAGGENAFVEYHRPVVELNQLENKASAAGIEIDENSRFYSRMRAARRPDGKYIHNERIADEAYRLDSDPDELADRTGDEDPVIAELESALSAFEHDRDDWGSVEGEEVLSEMGDDAKQRLEDLGYID; from the coding sequence ATGAGCGATACGCCCGCGCGGAACGTCCTGTTCGTCGTCATGGACACGGTCCGCAAGGACCACCTCTCGGTCTACGACGACGAACGCGAGACGACGCCCGGACTCGAAACGTTCGCCGAGGAGGCCGCCGTCTACGACCAGGCGGTCGCCCCGGCCCCGTGGACGCTTCCTTCCCACGCCTCGATGTTCACCGGGCGCTATCCCGGCGAGCACAACGCGACCCAGGAGAACCCCTATCTCGAAGGCCACCCGACGCTCGCCCAGTCGCTCACCGACCACCGGAGCTCGTGTTACTCCTCGAACGCCTGGATCACGCCCTACACCCATCTCACCGACGGGTTCGATAGCCAGGACAACTTCTTCGAGGTGATGCCCGGCGACCTGCTCTCGGGACCGCTCGCGCGCGTCTGGAAGACGATGAACGACAACGAACGCCTCCGGCAGGCCGCCGACTGGCTCGTCAACCTCGGCAACGAGATCCACGAGTTCCTCGCGAGCGGCGAGGGAGCGGACTCGAAGACGCCCGCCGTCATCGACCGCACCATCGAGTTCATCGACGACACCGACGAGCCCTACTTCTCGTTCATCAACCTGATGGACGCGCACCTCCCCTACCACCCGCCCGAGGAGCACAAGGAGCTGTTCGCACCCGGTGTGGACTCGACGCAGGTCTGTCAGAACTCGAAGGAGTACAACAGCGGGGCACGCGACATCAGCGAGGCCGAGTGGAACTCGATCCGCGGGCTCTACGACGCCGAGATCCACCACGTCGACGCCCAGCTCCACCGGCTGTTCGAGTGGATGCGCGCCAACGACGAGTGGGACGATACCCTGGTGATCGTCTGTGCCGACCACGGCGAGCTCCACGGCGAGCATGGACTGTACGGTCACGAGTTCGCGGTCTACGACCCGATCGTCAACGTCCCGCTCATGGTCAAACACCCCAACCTCGACCCGGGCCGGCGCGACGAACAGGTCGAACTCGCCGACCTCTACCACACGGTGCTCGATCACGCCGACGCGCGCGGCAAGGGGCTCCCGCTCGACTGCGACCGATCGCTGCTCTCGGAGAGCTACCGCGAGTTCGCCGGCGGCGAGAACGCTTTCGTCGAGTACCACCGGCCGGTCGTGGAGCTCAACCAACTCGAGAACAAGGCGAGCGCCGCCGGTATCGAGATCGACGAGAATTCACGGTTTTACTCGCGGATGCGCGCGGCGCGCCGGCCCGACGGGAAATACATCCACAACGAGCGCATCGCCGACGAGGCCTACCGGCTCGACAGCGATCCCGATGAACTCGCGGATCGTACCGGCGACGAGGACCCGGTCATCGCCGAGCTCGAAAGCGCCCTCTCCGCATTCGAGCACGATCGCGACGACTGGGGAAGCGTTGAGGGCGAGGAAGTGCTCTCGGAGATGGGCGACGACGCCAAACAGCGCCTCGAAGATTTGGGCTATATCGACTGA
- a CDS encoding ketopantoate reductase family protein, giving the protein MEILVFGAGSLGSLVGGLCAREHRVTLVGRDPHIAAIRESGLAVEGAVEFTTQPEARTMVPERADLALVTVKSFDTPAAGHALADCNPEITCSLQNGLGNEEALAAQLDTVLAGTCTYGARRPAAGRVECTGIGEIALGTPDGGPSAAAERAVEALRSADIDAVHDDGMPKRLWRKLAVNAGINPTTALAGVENGALADGPLQDIASEAACEVARVAREQGVNLAESEAVAALESVVEATARNTSSMAQDVEAGTKTEIDAINGAVVDRADDRVPVNRTLAALVRARERGD; this is encoded by the coding sequence GTGGAGATCCTGGTTTTCGGCGCGGGGAGTCTCGGCAGCCTCGTCGGCGGGCTCTGCGCGCGCGAGCATCGCGTGACGCTGGTCGGGCGCGACCCCCACATCGCGGCGATCCGCGAATCGGGGCTCGCCGTCGAGGGAGCCGTCGAGTTCACGACCCAGCCCGAGGCCCGGACGATGGTCCCCGAGCGGGCCGATCTCGCGCTCGTCACGGTGAAATCGTTCGATACGCCCGCTGCCGGGCACGCGCTCGCTGACTGTAACCCAGAGATAACCTGCTCGCTCCAGAACGGCCTCGGCAACGAGGAGGCGCTCGCCGCGCAGCTCGACACCGTGCTCGCCGGCACCTGCACTTACGGCGCGCGACGCCCCGCCGCCGGACGGGTCGAGTGTACCGGCATCGGCGAGATCGCGCTCGGTACGCCCGACGGCGGTCCCTCGGCGGCTGCGGAGCGCGCGGTCGAGGCGCTCCGATCGGCGGATATCGACGCCGTACACGACGATGGGATGCCGAAGCGCCTCTGGCGAAAGCTCGCCGTCAACGCCGGCATCAACCCGACGACCGCGCTCGCCGGGGTCGAAAACGGTGCGCTCGCCGATGGCCCGCTTCAGGACATCGCCAGCGAGGCCGCCTGCGAAGTCGCTCGCGTCGCCCGGGAGCAGGGCGTCAATCTCGCGGAGAGCGAGGCGGTCGCGGCGCTCGAATCGGTGGTCGAAGCGACCGCGAGAAACACTTCGTCGATGGCACAGGACGTCGAAGCAGGGACGAAAACCGAGATCGACGCGATCAACGGTGCCGTCGTCGATCGTGCCGACGATCGAGTGCCGGTGAACCGGACGCTCGCCGCACTCGTTCGTGCGCGCGAGCGTGGCGACTGA
- a CDS encoding DUF7130 family rubredoxin-like protein, whose translation MSQESPTVGVGTTVYTEDGAKLGTVRGFDTDGFFITTREGVESLSVEHERAGHVLGEAELMWRCGECGEMGDLKGGLPDSCPSCDAAKEELYYWTED comes from the coding sequence ATGAGTCAGGAGAGCCCAACGGTCGGGGTCGGAACGACCGTCTACACCGAAGACGGCGCGAAGCTCGGGACCGTTCGTGGGTTCGACACGGACGGTTTCTTCATCACGACCCGCGAGGGCGTCGAATCGCTCTCTGTCGAACACGAGCGGGCGGGTCACGTGCTCGGCGAGGCCGAGCTGATGTGGCGCTGTGGCGAGTGCGGCGAGATGGGAGATCTCAAGGGCGGCCTCCCCGACAGCTGTCCCTCGTGCGACGCAGCGAAGGAAGAACTGTACTACTGGACCGAAGACTGA
- a CDS encoding helix-turn-helix domain-containing protein has translation MTTHNPPLGAELRSRRQARGLNPTELAAHLDTTATAIRAWEEGNQEPSDERAAVLVELFGESERSG, from the coding sequence ATGACGACGCATAACCCGCCGCTCGGCGCAGAGCTCCGTTCCCGTCGGCAGGCACGCGGCCTCAATCCGACGGAGCTGGCGGCCCACCTCGACACCACGGCGACCGCGATCAGAGCGTGGGAGGAGGGCAACCAGGAGCCAAGCGACGAGCGGGCGGCCGTGCTCGTGGAGCTGTTCGGCGAGAGCGAGCGCTCCGGGTAG
- a CDS encoding GAF domain-containing protein, producing the protein MSDERTSSTIESDPSEETTEILRETVETFDCTSGTLHRRDGDELTLVASVDIPESVLSRIERIPIGKGMAGLAAERAEPVDVCNLQTDDSGVAEEGARATGMEGSLAAPIFGADDRVEGTIGVAKPERYEFRPDEREQLMAVGRRLLDHDDA; encoded by the coding sequence ATGAGCGACGAACGCACATCCTCGACGATCGAATCGGACCCCAGCGAGGAAACGACGGAAATCCTCCGTGAGACGGTCGAGACGTTCGACTGTACGTCGGGGACGCTCCATCGGCGGGACGGCGACGAACTGACGCTCGTCGCGTCGGTCGACATTCCGGAGTCCGTGCTCTCGCGGATCGAGCGGATCCCGATCGGCAAGGGGATGGCCGGGCTGGCCGCCGAGCGCGCCGAACCGGTCGACGTCTGCAACCTCCAGACCGACGACTCGGGCGTCGCCGAGGAGGGCGCACGGGCGACCGGGATGGAGGGATCGCTGGCCGCGCCGATCTTCGGGGCCGACGACAGGGTCGAAGGGACGATCGGGGTCGCCAAGCCCGAACGGTACGAGTTCCGGCCCGACGAACGCGAGCAGTTGATGGCCGTCGGGCGACGACTCCTCGATCATGACGACGCATAA